TACGGAAGCCCTGCGGAAATCCAACGGCGTCACCAGCAAGGCGGCGCAGCTCCTGCGCGTGAACCGGACCACGCTGGTGGAAAAGCTCAAACGCAAAGGGCTCGACGCCGGCAAGGTGCAGGGAGAGCTTTTCGGGCGTGATCGCTCGGCTCCGCCGTCAACGATTTGACCCGCCGACCTCCTGCCTTCTTTTCCGTTTGACGCTCTCCGTTGGACTCCTTCCGTTGATCCGTCCCAACTCCGCGTAACTCCGTCGCCGAGTCACGATCGCGGCGGGCCCGGCCAGGGGCATGGAAGTTGCTGCGCCCATCCGTCATGCGCAGCCGAAATTCCCTCGCCTCGGTGCTTCTGCTCGGGATCATGTGGAATCCGCCGCTCGGAGGGCCGATCAAGCAGCCGGCGCCTCCGCCTCACGAAGAGGACGTCCTCGGGTTGAAAGGTCCGATCCAGTCGGCCGAGCCGAGCGCGCGTCTGGGGTTGCCTGAACTGCCGGACGGCGGTCCTCGGTTCGAGACCCCCGTGCAGGGACCGGGAGCGGGGCTGTTCGAGCAAGGGGTCGCGGCCAGCCGGCGGAAGGACTTCCGCTCGGCCGAGCAGGCTTTCCGGGCTCTCCTTCAGCAGCACCCGACCAGCCCCCTGGCCGTGCCGGCGCGGGCCTTCCTGGCCGATCTGCTGGTCGCCGGCAGGGTGACGAATCGGCGCCGCCTGGAAGCGATCGAGACGTACCGGGCGCTGATCCGTGACGTTCCGCACAGCCCCAACGCGGCACGGGCCTACTGGCGCATGGGCGATCTCCTGGCCGACTTGGGGATGCGGGTCGAAGCCCAGGGCACCTATCAACTCGGGATGGATTCGACCAGCGGGGCCGACGCGGACCGGGCTCTCCTGGGGCTGGCCGTCAATTTCAGGGCGTGGGGAAAGTTGAAGGAGGCCGAGCAGGCCTTCCAGCGGCTTCGCCAACAAGCCGGTGATGAGGAGATGCTCAGGTACGCGGTGTTCGGGCTGGCCGACACGCTCCTGGGCCTCCAGCAGCTCGCAGCGGCGGAGGTCGAGTACCGGACCGGGGCTCAGCGCTGGCCCGAGTTTCTCCGACACCGTCCCCTTGCGCTCCTGCGCTTCGCCGATACGGAGGCGGCGCTTGGCCGGGAGCAGGAGGCCCGCCGGCTGTACACCGAGTTCTACAACCACTATCCCCGATCGTTGGAAGCTCCCGCGGTGCTGGTGCGGATCGGGGACGGATTCCGGCGGGCCGGCATGAAGGGCCAGGCCGAGCAATTCTACGCCGACGCCATCGTCCGTCACCCCGGTTCGACCGGCGCCTCCACCGCGCGCATGAGGCTCGCGGAATTGGGGCTGGAGCTGGCGACCGCCGACAAGGAGCACGCGCTGCAGTACCAGGTCCGGGGGCTCTTCCGGATCCGGCCGGCTCCCAGCGTCGATTCCGGCGAGCGACGCAAGGTATTCCGCGCGGTCGCCAGCGCCTACAAGGACCTGCTGCTCGGCAGCGAAGCCCTCTATCACCTGGGGGAGGATTTCGAACTGCTGCAAGACTGGCCGCAGGCAGTCCGCGTCTATCGCGAAGTCGTCGCCCGAGACGGCCGCTTTCCGGACGATCCCTGGCCGCCCCTGGCCGGACACCGCCTCGCCGTGATCCTGGAGCCGCGCATCGTCGAGGCCCTGAACACCGGCGACGATTTCACGGCCGTCGTGCTCTACCATCAACGGGGCGAGTTCGAGAGCCGACCCTTCGTCACGCCCGAGACCCTGCTCCGGCTGGCTGCGGCGCACCAGCGGCTCGGTTTCTCGACCGAGGCGGTCAAGCTCTACCAGACCCTGCTCGTGAACCGTGCCGCGTCGGACTTGCGCGAAGAGGTGCTCGTGGGCTTGGGGCGGAGCTACGTGGACCAGGAGGATTTCACCGCGGCGCGACAGGTTTTCACGCGTTACCGGCTGCAGTATCCGGCGGGACGCTGGCAGGGGGAGGTGCTGCAGTCGCTTGCGCAGATCCACCGGCGGAACGGCGACTGGGAGGGGACCGTGCGCCTGTGCCGCAACTGGCTGAAGCGGTATCCCTCCCATCCGGACCGGCCGACGATGCTGTTGCTCCTGGCCGAGGCGCTGACGGAGAACGGGGAGGACGACGAGGCCCTGCGCGCCTACGGCGAGGCGGACCGGGCGGGATTCCTGTCCGATCCGGCCGCGCTCATCCGCTACGCCGATCTGTTGGCCCAGGCCAAACGCTACGACGAGGCGGTGACTCGGTACCGCATGGCTCTCCGTGACCGGATCGCTCCCGCTCAGGCCGAGTGGGTCCGGCTCCAACTGGCCAGGGTCCGGCGGGCTCAGGCCTACTATGCGGATGCGCGCGCGGTCCTGAAGGAATTGGGGGCGACCGCGGGGGACGAGCTGGTCGCCCGTCTTTCCGCCTCCATGCGGGCCGATTTGTCGCGGAAAGGAGGTTCATAGCCATGACCCGGAACGCCGTAACCGAAGCCGGCAACCTCGACCTCTTGCGACACGCCTTCCACAGCTTCGACCAGGCGGCGCTGACGCTTCAGGAATCCTACCAGGCGTTGACCGAACGGCTGGAACGGCTGGATCTGGAGCTGGCGGCCAGCAACGAGGCGCTGCGCGTCAACCTGAGGGAGAACGAGGAGATGCGCAGCCACCTGTCGGCGATCCTCGAATCGCTGACCACCGGCGTGATCGTCTCGGACGGTCGGGGCGCCGTCGTCCGCTGCAACCGGAGCGCGGAGCTGCTGCTGGGCCTGTCCCGTGGTCGGATGCTCGGGCAGCCGCTGGAGGCGCTGCTGCGCGACGCGGGGCTGGACGGGAGCACCTACCCGTTGCTGGCTCCGAGCGGCACCCCCGTGTCCCTGTCCCGCGCCGCCCTCCGAAACGCGGCGGGGGAGGCGGGCGGCAGCCTCGTGCTTCTGCACGACATCTCGGCGGTTCGCCGGCTCGAGGAGCAACTGCTGCGGCGGGACCGGCTGGCGGCCATGGGCGAGATGGTCGGCCGGATCGCCCACGAGATCCGGAATCCCCTGGGGAGCGTCGAGCTGTTCGCCTCCCTTCTCCGGAAAGACCTCCGGGACGATCCCCGTCGGCGCCAATATGCGGAGCACATTTCCATGGCCGTCCAGGCCATGGACCGGCTGCTCGCCAACCTGCTCGTCTACACGAGGCCGGACCACCCGGCCAAGGACCGTCACGAGCCGGCCGCGCTCGTGAGAGACGCGCTGACCCTGGCCGCTCACGCGACCGCGCGGGGCCACGTGGCGATCGAGGTGCTGGTGACTCCGACGGTCCGGACGATCTGGTGCGACGGGGACCAGTTCAAACAGGTGCTGGTGAATCTCATCCTCAACGCGGTGCAGGCCATGCCCGACGGCGGGACCCTGCGCATTGCCGTCGCTCCCGAGCCGGCCGAGGGGCCGGAGGCTCCGGAAGTCCGGATCGCGGTCTCGGACACCGGGACCGGGATCGCCCCGGACCACCTTCCGCGCCTGTTCGATCCGTTCTTCACCACGCGGGAGGATGGAACCGGCCTGGGGCTGGCGATCGTCCACGCGATCGTGGAAGGGCACGGGGGACGGATCGAGGTCGAGAGCGAAATCGGGCG
This sequence is a window from Nitrospirota bacterium. Protein-coding genes within it:
- a CDS encoding tetratricopeptide repeat protein; amino-acid sequence: MRSRNSLASVLLLGIMWNPPLGGPIKQPAPPPHEEDVLGLKGPIQSAEPSARLGLPELPDGGPRFETPVQGPGAGLFEQGVAASRRKDFRSAEQAFRALLQQHPTSPLAVPARAFLADLLVAGRVTNRRRLEAIETYRALIRDVPHSPNAARAYWRMGDLLADLGMRVEAQGTYQLGMDSTSGADADRALLGLAVNFRAWGKLKEAEQAFQRLRQQAGDEEMLRYAVFGLADTLLGLQQLAAAEVEYRTGAQRWPEFLRHRPLALLRFADTEAALGREQEARRLYTEFYNHYPRSLEAPAVLVRIGDGFRRAGMKGQAEQFYADAIVRHPGSTGASTARMRLAELGLELATADKEHALQYQVRGLFRIRPAPSVDSGERRKVFRAVASAYKDLLLGSEALYHLGEDFELLQDWPQAVRVYREVVARDGRFPDDPWPPLAGHRLAVILEPRIVEALNTGDDFTAVVLYHQRGEFESRPFVTPETLLRLAAAHQRLGFSTEAVKLYQTLLVNRAASDLREEVLVGLGRSYVDQEDFTAARQVFTRYRLQYPAGRWQGEVLQSLAQIHRRNGDWEGTVRLCRNWLKRYPSHPDRPTMLLLLAEALTENGEDDEALRAYGEADRAGFLSDPAALIRYADLLAQAKRYDEAVTRYRMALRDRIAPAQAEWVRLQLARVRRAQAYYADARAVLKELGATAGDELVARLSASMRADLSRKGGS
- a CDS encoding ATP-binding protein, producing MTRNAVTEAGNLDLLRHAFHSFDQAALTLQESYQALTERLERLDLELAASNEALRVNLRENEEMRSHLSAILESLTTGVIVSDGRGAVVRCNRSAELLLGLSRGRMLGQPLEALLRDAGLDGSTYPLLAPSGTPVSLSRAALRNAAGEAGGSLVLLHDISAVRRLEEQLLRRDRLAAMGEMVGRIAHEIRNPLGSVELFASLLRKDLRDDPRRRQYAEHISMAVQAMDRLLANLLVYTRPDHPAKDRHEPAALVRDALTLAAHATARGHVAIEVLVTPTVRTIWCDGDQFKQVLVNLILNAVQAMPDGGTLRIAVAPEPAEGPEAPEVRIAVSDTGTGIAPDHLPRLFDPFFTTREDGTGLGLAIVHAIVEGHGGRIEVESEIGRGTTFTVLLPGEAGSRAE